A window of candidate division KSB1 bacterium genomic DNA:
CGCGCCCTCGACGAAATCGTGCGCGCTGCGCAAGAACTCTCGCGGCTGCGCTACGGCGGCTTGATCGTTTTGGTGCGCGATGACAGCTTGCGTGCGGTCGTCGAAACCGGCATCAAAATCCAAGCCGAGGTTTCTGCGGCTTTGCTGGTGTCGCTGTTCAGCCCCAAATCGCCGCTGCACGACGGCGCGGTGATCATCGAAAACGACGTCATTGTCACTGCCAAATGCATTCTGCCGCTCTCGCAAGACGATCAGCTCGACAAACGCTTCGGCACACGCCACCGCGCTGGCCTCGGCCTGGCGGAAGAATCTGATGCGGTGATTTTGATTATTTCGGAAGAAACCGGGAAACTCGCGATCGCGATGGACGGGCGCTTGCTGCCGGATTTGAGTCTCGAGGAAGTGGAAAATATTCTCAAAGCTTCGTTACGCCCCACAGCGAGCAATTAGCAAAGGCCAGTGGGCAAATGAAGCGGGTAAGAAACTCGTGACTCATTCGTATCTTCTGTCTCACGCCAAAACAAGCCTGCCAAATCTTTCCCACCATAAGTGTTGAATTTTCGCGCCAACCTTTTGATGAGGCGTTGGCATCAGATTTGATAAAACATCCCCACAAGTTTTAACACGAGCTTCGGTCATTACAAAAACGTTATTCGCGGACCAGAAGTACCGCCGCATGATGATATGAATTCAAGCACACAAACGCATTGCGACAAGGCTTCCTTCACCAATTTCCCACCGCAAGAGTTTCGCCTCTCGAGGCAGCCGGAAAAAGAAAATTTTGCTCACCGCGATTTTGCGACCAACGAGGGGTTGGACGAAACCTGGGCGCCGATGGCGGCTTTTCTCGACGCGATGCAGGAGGCAGTCGGCGGGGTGGACGAATATCTTTGTGTCAAATATTGGAACACACCGATGGCGAAGCTCACTGGCGTCACTGCCGGCGAAGCGATGCACCGGCCGCTCTTTTCGCTGCTGCCACGCGACTTCGAACGGCATCTCGAGAGCGGGCTGCGGCATCTTTTTAACCAGCGCGCACTGGGCCAGGGCCACCACTCGGAAATCATCGCCGGCGAATTTTCGCAGCGACATGGCGACAGCGAATTTTTTGATTTTTCATATCGTATGCGCGTTCTGCCGACCAACGGCAATCGCGGCGTGGCGATCATTACCCTGCGGCCGGCGCAGGAAGGCCGGCAACGCCGGAAAGAACAACGGGATCTATTCGGCCTGCTCGGGCAGCTCAGTGCCAGAATTGCCGGGGAACTCGCCGAACCGCTGAACACGATTTGCAGCAAGATCGACAATATCGTCGCGCTCGCCGGCAATCATTGGAGCGAGAATTTGGAGGGCGAATTGCACGGCATTATCACCGAAGTGTATCGCCTCAGTCATCTCGCCAATAACATTCTCACCATGTCGAGTCACGCGGCGTCCAGCTCCGCGCCGGTTGACGTCAATCAGTTGATTCCGGAGGCCATCGGTTTTTTGGAGCATACCCTGAATCGCCGGATTGCCTGCGTCACGGCGCTGCACGAGGGTCTGCCGCCGGTACAAGGCGATCCCATTTTGATGCAAAGCGTTTTGCAAAATATTTTGCGTTACGCCGTGGAGGCCTCCGGCGAGGATGCGGTGCCGAGAATTCAGACCGGCCTGTTTGCGCCACCGGCCACCGGGGTCGTGCCATCCAAAGCCAACGGCAAAGCTGCCGCGCCTCACGGCATCCTCATCCGCATTGAAGATCGCGGCGCTGAGATTGCGCCGGAAATTTTGGCGAAGCTTTTCGATCCGATTGCGTGCAGCAAACAATTCGGCATCGCCATCGGGCTCGGATTGTTCATCAGCAAAAAAATTGTTGAGTCCCACGGCGGCCAGCTTCGTGTGAACAGCGCGCCGGGCCGCGGCA
This region includes:
- the cdaA gene encoding diadenylate cyclase CdaA; amino-acid sequence: MNGLELFRIAFLRVTLLDVLDIVVISYVLYRLYLFIRGSRAAQMAVGLVVILLVSWLAHLSSMSGISWIFGKLETIWLIAFVILFQPELRRMLVYLGQSPLIRFFVKVSGTRALDEIVRAAQELSRLRYGGLIVLVRDDSLRAVVETGIKIQAEVSAALLVSLFSPKSPLHDGAVIIENDVIVTAKCILPLSQDDQLDKRFGTRHRAGLGLAEESDAVILIISEETGKLAIAMDGRLLPDLSLEEVENILKASLRPTASN
- a CDS encoding ATP-binding protein, encoding MNSSTQTHCDKASFTNFPPQEFRLSRQPEKENFAHRDFATNEGLDETWAPMAAFLDAMQEAVGGVDEYLCVKYWNTPMAKLTGVTAGEAMHRPLFSLLPRDFERHLESGLRHLFNQRALGQGHHSEIIAGEFSQRHGDSEFFDFSYRMRVLPTNGNRGVAIITLRPAQEGRQRRKEQRDLFGLLGQLSARIAGELAEPLNTICSKIDNIVALAGNHWSENLEGELHGIITEVYRLSHLANNILTMSSHAASSSAPVDVNQLIPEAIGFLEHTLNRRIACVTALHEGLPPVQGDPILMQSVLQNILRYAVEASGEDAVPRIQTGLFAPPATGVVPSKANGKAAAPHGILIRIEDRGAEIAPEILAKLFDPIACSKQFGIAIGLGLFISKKIVESHGGQLRVNSAPGRGTIFTIALKM